A genomic segment from Vicia villosa cultivar HV-30 ecotype Madison, WI unplaced genomic scaffold, Vvil1.0 ctg.000339F_1_1, whole genome shotgun sequence encodes:
- the LOC131626941 gene encoding uncharacterized protein LOC131626941: protein MAASMSSFLPMKPRGTYLKRFNIRRGMQVIKVQNYHQDEGRSTDMVDANLIVLKERIEMVKVKERLERCCKSQHGWNYVPLSINDHRKNKRDKELRSLIELIGLVCGTIGFTSFVGTLFLCLVSLLVHLQV from the exons ATGGCTGCTTCTATGTCTTCTTTCTTACCTATGAAACCACGAGGAACATATCTCAAGAGATTCAACATACGTCGAGGGATGCAAGTAATAAAAGTACAAAACTATCATCAAGATGAAG GGAGATCAACCGATATGGTAGATGCAAATTTGATTGTTCTAAAAGAGAGGATAGAGATGGTGAAGGTGAAGGAAAGACTTGAAAGGTGTTGTAAGTCTCAACATGGTTGGAATTATGTGCCACTTTCTATTAATGATcatagaaaaaacaaaagagacaaagaaTTGAGAAGTTTAATTGAATTGATTGGTTTAGTTTGTGGAACTATTGGTTTTACCTCTTTTGTTGGAACTCTTTTCCTTTGCCTTGTTTCATTGCTTGTTCATTTGCAAGTatga